One window of Bacteroidales bacterium genomic DNA carries:
- a CDS encoding UvrD-helicase domain-containing protein, whose amino-acid sequence MNTATPKSFVVYKSSAGSGKTYTLVREYIRLVINNPERYSNILAITFTNKAANEMKSRILSNLRGLSVCTEPGIDVDTARLADSLGKSLNLDYSQVAWRANMALTLILHNYSNFAVSTIDSFVHRLVRVFAKDLRLPVNFEVELDADKLITKSIDLLISKVGTDPDLTNALVRFIESKMDDEKSWNIEKELKKFTKNLLQESSFEALKRLRGLSVAEYIDISKRLSVIRYKFEDQLYQIACKAIDLIKSNNIGQDAFYHGSQGISAYLAKLANRNFSAISPNSHVLNTIRDNKWTSSKCSASEAQAIQFIKPELSGLMQTIFQHLENGFEEYILSKLVHQNIYLVAVLSEIEKVMEEFRQNENIVHISEFNKRIAAIVQKEAIPFIYERIGEKYRHYLLDEFQDTSLLQWQNLVPLLENSLSANHFNMIVGDGKQAIYRWRNGEVEQFAVLPKILNRGNDSLSVARENLFVNQYRSENLNVNYRSGAEIINFNNRFFEFTRQQLAEGFQPIYADIKQEHDPNKTGGYIHIEFLSATGLNKEEYEQKMLDRVLDLVQKNLQYYTPESIAILTRTKAQGSMTARHLMQNGISVVSSEVLLLSASPEVLFMISLLQYLLVPDNKIALAEVLTYLVQQQKVKDDGLDAIFQQCKELNQENPAAKPVEQILRENGIFFHRELLYSLPLPEFFEELINAFGLDQNGNDPFIQFFIDLVYDYNSTYNDSASEFLTFWNDSGCAKSIIIPEATPSVRIMTIHKAKGLQFPVVIYPFAIERSQLSTNEAWIETKFKTIPELEMALIGLNKELEKTSFGIIYQHESDKSFLDTLNLLYVTMTRPKERLYILSKDKTNEKGEWKISSSFPDVADLLHEYLEKENLKPDERGVYCAGKENSPPMRSKAEVINLESVHAGYNAGKWRRKILLHREAARIWKTDKQDESREKGLLLHYIMSQLNTRKDLDLVLSSFESNGLLGSSQIAGLRAEIEKVMARPEISSYFDDGNRVFNEKEILLQDGTIMRPDRVVFTPEKVVVMDYKTGKKNPSHLLQLQRYAEALSQMGYRNIEQQIVYLDPGLHE is encoded by the coding sequence ATGAACACTGCAACCCCTAAAAGCTTTGTTGTTTATAAGTCCTCCGCTGGTTCTGGCAAGACCTACACCCTTGTCAGGGAGTACATCCGCCTGGTCATAAACAATCCTGAACGTTATTCAAACATCCTGGCCATCACCTTCACCAACAAGGCGGCCAATGAGATGAAGAGCAGGATATTGAGTAATCTAAGGGGTCTCTCTGTGTGCACGGAACCGGGCATTGATGTTGATACTGCCCGGCTGGCTGACAGTTTAGGCAAGTCTTTAAACCTTGATTACAGCCAGGTTGCTTGGCGAGCCAATATGGCTCTCACACTCATCCTTCATAATTACTCTAACTTTGCCGTTAGCACCATCGACAGCTTTGTGCATCGCCTTGTAAGGGTGTTTGCCAAAGATCTGAGACTGCCTGTCAACTTCGAAGTAGAGTTGGACGCCGATAAACTGATTACCAAATCCATCGACCTGCTCATCAGCAAGGTAGGAACCGACCCCGATCTCACCAACGCCCTGGTCAGGTTTATCGAAAGCAAAATGGATGACGAGAAAAGCTGGAACATCGAAAAAGAGTTGAAGAAGTTTACCAAAAATCTCCTGCAAGAGAGCAGCTTTGAAGCCTTAAAGCGGCTTCGCGGACTGTCGGTTGCCGAATACATCGACATCAGCAAACGGCTTTCAGTAATCAGGTACAAATTCGAGGACCAGCTTTATCAAATTGCCTGCAAAGCCATTGACCTGATTAAAAGTAACAATATTGGACAGGATGCATTTTATCATGGAAGCCAGGGGATTTCAGCGTATCTCGCAAAACTGGCAAACCGGAATTTTTCCGCAATCAGTCCAAATTCTCATGTACTTAACACAATCAGGGATAATAAATGGACAAGCAGTAAATGTTCTGCTTCTGAAGCCCAGGCCATTCAATTCATCAAACCTGAATTATCCGGTTTAATGCAAACTATTTTTCAGCATCTCGAAAATGGTTTTGAGGAATACATCCTGAGCAAGCTCGTCCATCAGAATATCTACCTGGTTGCGGTGCTATCGGAGATCGAAAAGGTGATGGAGGAATTTCGGCAGAATGAGAATATTGTTCATATTTCGGAATTCAACAAACGCATAGCAGCGATTGTACAAAAAGAGGCCATTCCTTTCATTTACGAACGAATTGGCGAAAAATACCGTCATTACCTGCTGGACGAGTTCCAGGACACCTCGTTGCTCCAGTGGCAGAACCTTGTTCCACTGCTCGAAAACTCGCTGAGCGCCAACCACTTCAATATGATTGTCGGTGATGGAAAACAGGCCATTTACCGATGGCGTAATGGCGAAGTGGAGCAGTTTGCAGTACTTCCAAAAATATTAAACCGGGGAAATGATTCGCTATCGGTCGCAAGAGAAAATCTGTTTGTCAATCAATATCGTTCCGAAAACCTCAATGTCAACTACCGTTCAGGCGCTGAGATCATAAATTTCAACAACCGGTTTTTTGAATTTACCAGGCAACAGCTTGCCGAAGGTTTTCAACCCATCTACGCTGATATTAAGCAGGAGCATGATCCAAATAAAACCGGCGGATACATCCACATCGAATTTTTAAGCGCAACTGGCCTGAATAAAGAGGAGTATGAACAGAAAATGCTTGACCGGGTGCTTGATCTTGTCCAAAAGAATTTGCAGTACTACACCCCTGAAAGCATTGCAATTCTCACCCGGACAAAAGCACAGGGAAGCATGACTGCCAGGCATCTGATGCAAAACGGTATTAGTGTGGTTTCGTCTGAAGTGTTGCTGCTGTCGGCAAGTCCGGAGGTTCTTTTTATGATCTCTTTGCTGCAATACCTGCTCGTTCCGGATAACAAAATCGCGCTGGCTGAAGTCCTGACATATCTGGTGCAACAGCAGAAAGTTAAAGATGATGGATTGGATGCGATTTTTCAACAATGTAAGGAGTTAAACCAGGAAAACCCGGCAGCCAAGCCGGTTGAACAAATCCTCAGGGAAAACGGGATTTTTTTTCATAGGGAACTGCTTTATTCACTCCCGCTTCCAGAGTTTTTCGAGGAGCTAATCAACGCTTTCGGACTGGATCAAAATGGAAACGATCCTTTCATCCAGTTCTTCATCGACCTGGTTTATGACTATAATTCCACTTACAACGACTCCGCTTCGGAGTTTCTGACCTTTTGGAATGATTCCGGTTGCGCTAAATCCATCATCATCCCTGAAGCTACACCTTCGGTGCGCATCATGACGATCCACAAGGCAAAGGGACTACAATTCCCGGTTGTTATTTACCCTTTTGCCATCGAACGATCACAACTCTCGACAAATGAGGCCTGGATTGAAACTAAGTTTAAAACGATTCCGGAACTTGAAATGGCGCTGATCGGACTTAACAAAGAACTTGAGAAAACATCATTTGGCATTATCTACCAGCATGAGTCGGACAAATCTTTTCTCGATACCCTCAACCTGCTTTATGTGACCATGACCCGGCCGAAAGAGCGACTTTACATTTTATCAAAGGATAAAACAAATGAAAAAGGCGAATGGAAAATTTCCAGCTCATTTCCGGATGTAGCCGACCTGCTGCATGAATACTTAGAAAAGGAGAATTTAAAACCTGATGAAAGAGGGGTTTACTGCGCGGGTAAGGAAAATTCACCACCTATGCGTTCAAAGGCTGAAGTGATCAACCTGGAATCAGTCCATGCGGGATACAATGCAGGTAAGTGGAGAAGAAAAATCCTGCTGCACCGGGAAGCAGCCAGGATATGGAAAACAGATAAGCAGGACGAAAGCCGTGAAAAGGGGCTGCTTCTGCACTACATCATGTCGCAGCTCAACACCAGGAAAGACCTTGATCTTGTTTTATCCTCCTTCGAAAGCAATGGCCTCCTCGGAAGCAGTCAAATAGCAGGATTGAGGGCAGAAATCGAAAAGGTGATGGCCAGGCCGGAGATCAGCAGCTATTTTGACGATGGCAACCGGGTTTTTAACGAAAAAGAAATCCTGTTGCAGGATGGCACTATAATGCGGCCTGACCGGGTGGTTTTCACCCCTGAAAAAGTGGTGGTGATGGACTATAAAACCGGGAAGAAAAACCCATCTCACCTGCTGCAGCTGCAGCGATACGCCGAAGCATTAAGCCAAATGGGATATAGAAATATTGAGCAACAAATCGTTTACCTTGATCCGGGATTACATGAGTAA
- a CDS encoding RNA-binding transcriptional accessory protein, which produces MNDDQIKLIAAELNLQPRQVKSTLLLLEQGATIPFVARYRKEITGGLNEEQIAGIRDRHEKLAEIAKRRESIINTLKETDQLTSELEQQLFKAMTMAELEDIYLPYRPKRKTRASVARDKGLEPLAKLIMRQQHGDIESIARRYVIPENGVETVEDALAGARDIIAEWVNENRLARERLRILYQRKATIKSEVIKTKEEVAGNFSNYFNFEEPLDRAPSHRILAMLRGENEGFLKIRIAPPENPALRAIERVFVRNESDAAMHVIKAIQDAYKRLLQPSLENEFRTTAKERADEEAIRVFADNARQLLMAPPMGQKRVLAIDPGFRSGCKMVCLDEQGKLLHNETIFPHPPQNEVKQSINKIEQLVDAYKIDAIAIGNGTGGRETERLVKYLRFNRDVIAVVVNESGASVYSASATAREEFPEYDVTVRGAVSIGRRLMDPLAELVKIDPKSIGVGQYQHDVNQSRLARSLEDTVMSCVNAVGVEVNTSSKQLLAFVSGVGPVLAQNIIDYRNENGAFTSRGELMKVPRFGPKAFEQAAGFLRIRNSKNPLDKSAVHPESYHIVEKMADSLAVTVEDLIKTDELRAKINIEDFVTEQAGMPTLQDIMEELAKPGRDPREKFGVFQFTEGVNSIKDLHEGMELPGIVTNITAFGAFVDVGVHQDGLVHKSKIAEKFIADPSEILKLNQRVRVKVEEIDVERKRIQFTMIGVEQPRYI; this is translated from the coding sequence ATGAACGACGACCAAATAAAACTGATTGCCGCCGAGTTGAACCTGCAGCCTCGCCAGGTGAAGAGCACATTGCTACTGCTTGAACAGGGAGCAACGATCCCCTTTGTAGCAAGATATCGCAAGGAGATTACCGGCGGACTCAATGAGGAGCAAATCGCGGGAATCCGCGACCGGCATGAAAAACTGGCTGAGATTGCCAAACGACGCGAAAGTATCATCAACACCCTGAAGGAAACCGATCAACTGACCTCAGAACTGGAACAGCAGTTGTTTAAAGCCATGACCATGGCCGAACTGGAAGACATATACCTGCCATACAGGCCAAAACGAAAGACCCGCGCCAGCGTTGCACGCGACAAGGGGCTGGAACCTTTGGCCAAACTGATCATGCGTCAGCAGCATGGCGACATCGAAAGCATTGCCCGCAGATACGTGATCCCGGAAAATGGTGTCGAAACAGTTGAAGATGCATTGGCCGGAGCGCGCGACATCATTGCTGAATGGGTGAATGAAAATCGGCTTGCCCGCGAACGGTTGAGAATACTTTACCAACGCAAAGCCACCATTAAATCGGAGGTGATCAAAACGAAAGAGGAGGTTGCCGGTAATTTCTCCAATTATTTCAACTTTGAGGAACCGCTGGACCGTGCCCCGTCGCACCGTATCCTTGCCATGCTCAGGGGTGAGAATGAGGGCTTTCTCAAGATTCGGATCGCTCCACCCGAAAACCCTGCCCTCAGGGCAATTGAAAGGGTTTTTGTAAGAAACGAGAGTGATGCGGCCATGCATGTGATAAAGGCGATACAGGATGCCTACAAACGGTTATTACAACCTTCGCTCGAAAATGAATTCCGCACTACAGCCAAGGAGCGTGCCGACGAAGAAGCCATCCGCGTGTTTGCAGACAATGCCCGGCAATTGCTCATGGCGCCGCCAATGGGTCAGAAACGCGTGCTGGCCATTGACCCGGGATTCAGATCAGGATGCAAAATGGTTTGCCTCGACGAACAGGGAAAACTGCTCCACAATGAGACCATTTTCCCCCACCCTCCACAAAATGAGGTAAAACAATCCATCAATAAAATTGAGCAACTGGTGGATGCCTATAAAATTGATGCCATCGCCATTGGGAACGGAACCGGTGGTCGCGAGACGGAGCGGCTGGTGAAATACCTGCGGTTTAACCGTGACGTGATAGCTGTGGTGGTGAACGAAAGCGGTGCTTCGGTCTATTCAGCTTCAGCAACTGCCAGGGAAGAGTTTCCGGAATATGATGTAACGGTGCGCGGTGCTGTTTCAATCGGTCGTCGCCTGATGGACCCGCTGGCCGAGCTGGTCAAAATTGATCCGAAATCGATCGGCGTTGGCCAGTATCAGCATGATGTAAATCAATCGCGTCTGGCGCGCAGCCTCGAAGATACCGTGATGAGTTGCGTGAATGCCGTCGGCGTGGAAGTAAATACCTCCAGCAAGCAATTGCTCGCTTTCGTTTCGGGCGTCGGGCCTGTTTTAGCGCAAAACATCATTGATTACCGCAACGAAAATGGCGCTTTCACCTCCCGCGGAGAATTGATGAAAGTACCCCGTTTCGGTCCCAAAGCCTTTGAGCAGGCAGCCGGCTTTTTGCGGATCAGGAACAGTAAAAACCCACTGGACAAAAGCGCTGTTCACCCCGAAAGTTATCATATCGTCGAGAAAATGGCCGATTCCCTTGCTGTCACTGTCGAAGACCTGATCAAAACTGACGAGCTGAGGGCAAAGATCAACATAGAGGATTTTGTTACCGAACAGGCCGGCATGCCTACGCTTCAGGACATCATGGAGGAGCTGGCCAAACCCGGTCGTGATCCGCGCGAGAAATTCGGGGTGTTCCAGTTTACCGAAGGGGTCAACTCAATCAAAGACCTGCATGAAGGAATGGAACTCCCCGGAATCGTGACCAACATCACTGCCTTCGGCGCTTTCGTGGATGTGGGCGTTCATCAGGACGGACTCGTTCATAAAAGCAAGATTGCCGAAAAATTTATTGCCGATCCATCCGAAATCCTTAAACTCAATCAGCGTGTCAGGGTGAAAGTGGAAGAAATTGACGTCGAACGTAAACGGATTCAGTTCACGATGATCGGCGTTGAGCAACCCCGGTATATCTGA